A single genomic interval of Anser cygnoides isolate HZ-2024a breed goose chromosome 7, Taihu_goose_T2T_genome, whole genome shotgun sequence harbors:
- the LDB1 gene encoding LIM domain-binding protein 1 isoform X3 codes for MSVGCACPGCSSKSFKLYSPKEPPNGNAFPPFHPGTMLDRDVGPTPMYPPTYLEPGIGRHTPYGNQTDYRIFELNKRLQNWTEECDNLWWDAFTTEFFEDDAMLTITFCLEDGPKRYTIGRTLIPRYFRSIFEGGATELYYVLKHPKESFHNNFVSLDCDQCTMVTQHGKPMFTQVCVEGRLYLEFMFDDMMRIKTWHFSIRQHRELIPRSILAMHAQDPQMLDQLSKNITRCGLSNSTLNYLRLCVILEPMQELMSRHKTYSLSPRDCLKTCLFQKWQRMVAPPAEPARQQPSKRRKRKMSGGSTMSSGGGNTNNSNSKKKSPASTFALSSQVPDVMVVGEPTLMGGEFGDEDERLITRLENTQFDAANGIDDEDSFNNSPALGANSPWNSKPPSSQESKSENPTSQASQ; via the exons GCTGTTCCTCTAAGTCATTCAAGCTGTACTCGCCAAAGGAGCCCCCGAACGGCAACGccttcccccccttccaccCGGGCACCATGCTGGATCGAGATGTGGG ccctacTCCCATGTACCCACCTACGTACCTGGAGCCTGGCATCGG GAGGCACACGCCGTACGGCAACCAGACCGACTACAGGATATTTGAGCTCAACAAGCGGCTGCAGAACTGGACAGag GAATGTGACAATCTGTGGTGGGACGCCTTCACCACGGAGTTCTTCGAGGATGACGCCATGCTAACAATCACTTTCTGCTTGGAGGATGGACCAAAGAGATACA CGATCGGCCGGACTCTGATTCCCCGTTACTTCCGCAGCATCTTTGAAGGGGGGGCCACAGAGCTCTACTACGTGCTCAAGCACCCCAAGGAGTCCTTCCACAACAACTTCGTCTCGCTGGACTGCGACCAGTGCACCATGGTCACCCAGCACGGCAAGCCCATGTTCACCCAG GTGTGCGTGGAAGGGCGGCTCTACCTGGAGTTCATGTTCGACGACATGATGAGGATAAAGACGTGGCATTTCAGCATCCGCCAGCATCGAGAGCTCATCCCCCGCAGCATCCTTGCCATGCAT GCACAGGACCCCCAGATGCTGGACCAGTTATCCAAGAACATCACCCGCTGTGGGCTCTCAAACTCCACACTCAACTACCTCCGA CTCTGTGTAATCCTAGAACCAATGCAGGAGCTCATGTCACGGCACAAGACCTACAGCCTCAGTCCCCGGGACTGCCTCAAGACCTGCCTGTTCCAGAAGTGGCAGCGGATGGTCGCGCCGCCTG CGGAGCCAGCGCGGCAGCAGCCCAGCAAGCGCCGGAAAAGGAAGATGTCGGGGGGCAGCACCATGAGCTCCGGCGGGGGAAACaccaacaacagcaacagcaagaaGAAGAGCCCGGCCAGCACCTTTGCCCTGTCCAGTCAGGTACCT GATGTGATGGTGGTAGGCGAGCCCACGCTGAtggggggggagtttggggacGAGGACGAGCGGCTCATCACCCGGCTGGAGAACACGCAGTTCGACGCCGCCAACGGCATCGACGACGAGGACAGCTTCAACAACTCGCCCGCGCTGGGGGCCAACAGCCCCTGGAACAGCAAACCGCCCTCCAGCCAGGAGAGCAAGTCAGAGAACCCCACGTCGCAGGCGTCGCAGTAA
- the LDB1 gene encoding LIM domain-binding protein 1 isoform X1, producing the protein MLDRDVGPTPMYPPTYLEPGIGRHTPYGNQTDYRIFELNKRLQNWTEECDNLWWDAFTTEFFEDDAMLTITFCLEDGPKRYTIGRTLIPRYFRSIFEGGATELYYVLKHPKESFHNNFVSLDCDQCTMVTQHGKPMFTQVCVEGRLYLEFMFDDMMRIKTWHFSIRQHRELIPRSILAMHAQDPQMLDQLSKNITRCGLSNSTLNYLRLCVILEPMQELMSRHKTYSLSPRDCLKTCLFQKWQRMVAPPAEPARQQPSKRRKRKMSGGSTMSSGGGNTNNSNSKKKSPASTFALSSQVPDVMVVGEPTLMGGEFGDEDERLITRLENTQFDAANGIDDEDSFNNSPALGANSPWNSKPPSSQESKSENPTSQASQ; encoded by the exons ATGCTGGATCGAGATGTGGG ccctacTCCCATGTACCCACCTACGTACCTGGAGCCTGGCATCGG GAGGCACACGCCGTACGGCAACCAGACCGACTACAGGATATTTGAGCTCAACAAGCGGCTGCAGAACTGGACAGag GAATGTGACAATCTGTGGTGGGACGCCTTCACCACGGAGTTCTTCGAGGATGACGCCATGCTAACAATCACTTTCTGCTTGGAGGATGGACCAAAGAGATACA CGATCGGCCGGACTCTGATTCCCCGTTACTTCCGCAGCATCTTTGAAGGGGGGGCCACAGAGCTCTACTACGTGCTCAAGCACCCCAAGGAGTCCTTCCACAACAACTTCGTCTCGCTGGACTGCGACCAGTGCACCATGGTCACCCAGCACGGCAAGCCCATGTTCACCCAG GTGTGCGTGGAAGGGCGGCTCTACCTGGAGTTCATGTTCGACGACATGATGAGGATAAAGACGTGGCATTTCAGCATCCGCCAGCATCGAGAGCTCATCCCCCGCAGCATCCTTGCCATGCAT GCACAGGACCCCCAGATGCTGGACCAGTTATCCAAGAACATCACCCGCTGTGGGCTCTCAAACTCCACACTCAACTACCTCCGA CTCTGTGTAATCCTAGAACCAATGCAGGAGCTCATGTCACGGCACAAGACCTACAGCCTCAGTCCCCGGGACTGCCTCAAGACCTGCCTGTTCCAGAAGTGGCAGCGGATGGTCGCGCCGCCTG CGGAGCCAGCGCGGCAGCAGCCCAGCAAGCGCCGGAAAAGGAAGATGTCGGGGGGCAGCACCATGAGCTCCGGCGGGGGAAACaccaacaacagcaacagcaagaaGAAGAGCCCGGCCAGCACCTTTGCCCTGTCCAGTCAGGTACCT GATGTGATGGTGGTAGGCGAGCCCACGCTGAtggggggggagtttggggacGAGGACGAGCGGCTCATCACCCGGCTGGAGAACACGCAGTTCGACGCCGCCAACGGCATCGACGACGAGGACAGCTTCAACAACTCGCCCGCGCTGGGGGCCAACAGCCCCTGGAACAGCAAACCGCCCTCCAGCCAGGAGAGCAAGTCAGAGAACCCCACGTCGCAGGCGTCGCAGTAA
- the LDB1 gene encoding LIM domain-binding protein 1 isoform X2, which translates to MLDRDVGPTPMYPPTYLEPGIGRHTPYGNQTDYRIFELNKRLQNWTEECDNLWWDAFTTEFFEDDAMLTITFCLEDGPKRYTIGRTLIPRYFRSIFEGGATELYYVLKHPKESFHNNFVSLDCDQCTMVTQHGKPMFTQVCVEGRLYLEFMFDDMMRIKTWHFSIRQHRELIPRSILAMHAQDPQMLDQLSKNITRCGLSNSTLNYLRLCVILEPMQELMSRHKTYSLSPRDCLKTCLFQKWQRMVAPPAEPARQQPSKRRKRKMSGGSTMSSGGGNTNNSNSKKKSPASTFALSSQDVMVVGEPTLMGGEFGDEDERLITRLENTQFDAANGIDDEDSFNNSPALGANSPWNSKPPSSQESKSENPTSQASQ; encoded by the exons ATGCTGGATCGAGATGTGGG ccctacTCCCATGTACCCACCTACGTACCTGGAGCCTGGCATCGG GAGGCACACGCCGTACGGCAACCAGACCGACTACAGGATATTTGAGCTCAACAAGCGGCTGCAGAACTGGACAGag GAATGTGACAATCTGTGGTGGGACGCCTTCACCACGGAGTTCTTCGAGGATGACGCCATGCTAACAATCACTTTCTGCTTGGAGGATGGACCAAAGAGATACA CGATCGGCCGGACTCTGATTCCCCGTTACTTCCGCAGCATCTTTGAAGGGGGGGCCACAGAGCTCTACTACGTGCTCAAGCACCCCAAGGAGTCCTTCCACAACAACTTCGTCTCGCTGGACTGCGACCAGTGCACCATGGTCACCCAGCACGGCAAGCCCATGTTCACCCAG GTGTGCGTGGAAGGGCGGCTCTACCTGGAGTTCATGTTCGACGACATGATGAGGATAAAGACGTGGCATTTCAGCATCCGCCAGCATCGAGAGCTCATCCCCCGCAGCATCCTTGCCATGCAT GCACAGGACCCCCAGATGCTGGACCAGTTATCCAAGAACATCACCCGCTGTGGGCTCTCAAACTCCACACTCAACTACCTCCGA CTCTGTGTAATCCTAGAACCAATGCAGGAGCTCATGTCACGGCACAAGACCTACAGCCTCAGTCCCCGGGACTGCCTCAAGACCTGCCTGTTCCAGAAGTGGCAGCGGATGGTCGCGCCGCCTG CGGAGCCAGCGCGGCAGCAGCCCAGCAAGCGCCGGAAAAGGAAGATGTCGGGGGGCAGCACCATGAGCTCCGGCGGGGGAAACaccaacaacagcaacagcaagaaGAAGAGCCCGGCCAGCACCTTTGCCCTGTCCAGTCAG GATGTGATGGTGGTAGGCGAGCCCACGCTGAtggggggggagtttggggacGAGGACGAGCGGCTCATCACCCGGCTGGAGAACACGCAGTTCGACGCCGCCAACGGCATCGACGACGAGGACAGCTTCAACAACTCGCCCGCGCTGGGGGCCAACAGCCCCTGGAACAGCAAACCGCCCTCCAGCCAGGAGAGCAAGTCAGAGAACCCCACGTCGCAGGCGTCGCAGTAA